The genomic DNA ctggatttgtgactccaggttgatcgtttcctatcagagtttgctaattttctctgatttcattgttgaaacggttcccggaaaaaaaattggctaaaaatccttcctacctatgtactatgttaccactatttgaagtttgattgatgtacaataaaatgtatgtacaattcatagatgtctcgttaatttgcgagtttttcagtgtctcgcaattcaacgacttgtaataaaaatgctgcattttttatttgtaattgtaatttgaaattggccaggaaggcgcattgggatttacctgtaaggccttcctggtatatatgtaaataaataaatattgttacgtacaccgcacgagtaagtgcaatcggattaggccgagtagcatcccagagactgtgaccgttataattggtttcaagaaTTATCTCTatactaagtgcatgtaggctaaacaatggccaccgaattggccactattggtcccttctcagaagtgaccgataccgtgggactgagtgtcgtgggaatacatatccggggacatgcctaaacaatagggaagtaaccggatgtTGAAAATGCCCTGAGCGACTGATCCGTCATAAGGCGATATCAatacattctggacggagcactgccagtgcgtgtatctccttaatcaccaataaatgctgtgacacgactttggccttttacttggatcctccacccacccctacgcaacaatattatattattatatatttcattattcctctgggaatatattacaataagcataaaaattattattataacgatgttttattttttaagaagaAAGTAAATAATATCCCCATAATAATATTACTTTTGCTTATTCtacgtttacatatgtatatacatacaaatatatgtatacgttatAAAAAGAAAGCTATTGAATCTTCAAACTTTCTTCTGAATTTTTGCCCAcctgtagatatgtataatataataccttcAATGGAAAAAGAtccacatataaatatgtatacttattgaAATAGAAACAAAGTCAAATTTACCCTACGAAGGGTCGGTCCATTGCTCACTCGGTAGTAAAAGTTAACAGAATTTCCTATAAGAAATAGTTCcagaataattttacatataataaaatatatatttatgtatgtatgtgacaatAGAATTTCCATTTTACAGCTCGGAAAATTCTTCGACAGGTTGAAGGTTTAactaaattgaaaatgaaatctATTGAATTAAGTCTGAACtataaactattcaaatatatggTTTCTTTTTACGTAGACACTTTCCTATACCGAATCTAACGTgagatatgtaataaaaaatgagtggtaattctaataaaaatactataatttttctcagaaatacatacatgtgtatgaaaCAGTCTAGTGAAAAAGACTCGAACAATAtaagattttctttttatttaaagattctttttattttattcatgtaacatataaaatacgaatagatatattatatgaatttgaatcttatacataaatataacttCATTTTAAAATAGAGTGGGCCAAATTCAGTCGTATTAAatgagtataattttaataaaaatcatcaaaagGCTTATTTAGACGACACTCGTCAGAATTCGCACAATTTTCTTTGAGAAATGAACCTTTTAATATAGACAGGAACTTTCGGTTTCCGAGATGTGAAAAAGATTTCGAAGCTTTTCTGTAAATTATGAAGATAAATGTGCCAAAATTTGCAAtctttctcaatttttttttatcttctttgCAAAGGGAGGGCTCAAGAAAAAATGTTACgaagcatttattttaataaattctatTGCATTTAATctcgtaaatttattaaaattttcaacaaaatggTGAATAATTAACTCTATCTTCATTACCTCGTATATTTCAGAACATACCAGAAAGATCTTTTTCCATTTACGTAGTGTTGGAAACAAATTAAACCCACTTAGAGCACTACCTACTGGAATTTCGTAATACTTAATGTAAACATTGTGCTTTTCtcattatttttctatttttaagtATGTCTCTAATTTACTGCTGACAGTTTTTATTCTTGTGTTTGTTCTTACTTCTCAAACTCATTCATCTTAAAGGTGCGGAATTTTTCAAGAAAGTTCTCAGTCGATAAATCGTACCGTTTCAACAAGACGAGTAAATTTATAGCGTAAAATACACGAAATTAAACAAACAACCCTCGTCATTATTACAGCTTAATTATCACTTCataaacacaataaatatattacacatatataattGATTATCTCACTTACAAAAATCCAAGACAGTGGTACTACGAAAGTGGTACTACGCTTTCGGTACTTTGGTCGCAAGGGATAGCCCAAGGTTTTTCTGTGAAATACATGTGAATGGAGATGACTCCATATGTATCAGCATCTTCGGCTAGACACTTTGGTCCAAGTGGAGCAGTAGCTTTGACACCTTGTGAAGTGACGATGTCATACCAGTTGTAGTCCACGTATTTAGTTTTACCACTGAATTGCCAGCCGACGCCTATAAGGTTTTTTTCTTTGACCAATAGGAAAAATGGTTGGAAATCTTCGCAATTTAAATCTGGAGTCATGTTGTTATAGTAGTGTATACCTATTAAAACCAATTGagatatatgtttataaaacaattgaaatgtTTGACTGAGTGCCAAGTAAAAGATTAAAAGGGTATCTACCCAGGAGATAAAATATGTGTCAGAAAGTTAGAAAATAGGATAGACTGCCCAAAGAAAATCTTTAGAAATGTTTCTTACCCATGTTGGGAATGCAGTTTTGCCAAGTGTATGTAGTTTTGGATTTGATAGAAGCTTCATCAGTTGGAACTTCCGTGTAAGAAGTTCCGTTCTTTAACCATAATCCTTCTCCAATAGTTGGAGCTGACGTTCTTCCTCCAGCTGCGATAACAGCAGGATCCACCAAATAGTAGGTTGAGGTCCAAAATAAAACGCCTTGAATAAATTTCTTTTGAAATACGGGAAATCTATTGAAGTCATAGGGCACTCCATGTCCTTCAACGTCGCTTGGAGGAatctaagaaaaaaaatacgtgAAAAGGTGTCTAGTAGTTGCAGCTTTCAGTAATTCTTCTAGCGTTGAGATAATAATAAACACTGGCTCTATCTGGATATTGAGTAAGAAAAAAGATACTTACAGCAAGTTGCATACCAGCAATGAATCCATTGCCATCATACAACGGACACACTCTAAGATCAAAACCAGATCTGCAAACAGTGATAGCACCCAGTTCGTTATCATCAATCGCCACTCGTATCCAACCATTTGCCAAGGCTTCACTCAGAGTTTTATGGATTTTCCAAAATGCACTGAAATCCACTCCAGTGCTGACCGGAGAATACTTCACCCTGAAGTCTAACCATTTAGCTGTAAcgcaaatttttgaaaaaaaaattagcacttgtcgtaaattttagttttatgtacggcctcatttttttaaaagtattaaaagAACTTTATCGGTCTCTCGATTCGCATAAAATCGCACGACACGGGTCATACCGCCCCTAAAAACTAATTTAACTTTGGGCACGGCCAAATCGCTACCCCAAGTATGTTACGTTTACcgaaagatttatttttacttacatacatatgtacgtgtacccGTGGGgaatattcatgtatgtatatacatatgtatattatatgtaagtgaaCGAACAATTTGCCTGGGAGAATTTAATCGTTCGTTCATTTGAACGCGTCGCAAATTACGCATACGGCCCTTGACCCAGAAAGGGATCACATTGATTATGATTTGCGAAAACAGTACGTCGTGGTAAATCTGACTAATCTTCGACGCATATCCGAACACGTGTGATCTAAAATTTGACTTTCATTCCGACATTACTTaatgattcgactccgactccaacttgaacggtTTTAATAAGATCGAATTTTCTTGCCggcgtataaaattgttagtaataaaaataacagcgattttcaaaagatataaaataaaagaattgaacGAATCACTTAAAATTGATATGTAatctaatttattgaattattggagAAGAAATTGGTTTTGgccgcaaaacattaaaatacatgCAATTCGATGATTTTAttcataactagtgttgtacccgatgaaatatcatcgcataggtgttggcatattaagttattaaataaattaaaattaaaagaaatgtgtccgATTTGCtcgcggttgaatttttttcaaataccttcttaatgtatttaattgtttaatatgaaaaaaaatggtaaaaactatctacctacctacatataaacaatataaaacaccaacagaaaatttaattaattagataaataaattttcaatagatggcgcaaagtgctcagagacttgcctagaggaaacatcgctagcaaacagtatatatagaagtttttttcttttgatagtacattcgtacattttgttggcagtgttttagctgtgacgtacatatgtatgtatgtatatcgaatcgaaacgactattatagtacggcgatcGTTATCGCACAtacacagacatacagacaTATAGACGgaatagcaatattatatatatatatatatatatatatatatatatatatatatatatatatacatatatatatatatatatatatatatatatatattacacttttttttcattaattcgtCGAATGATTCGCTTTCTCGTTTTATTTAATCTCTCTAATAATGATGATGGATGTGATTCGAAATGCGCAATTAAATTAAGATTGCCATGTTTTGAAAACTAGTGGGCGTGGGTAAATAGAGATGAGCGTGGATTAGGTTGGAGCTGTGCTCGGAAAATTGACAGGTCTGGAAAATGTCTCGGGTTTTTCCATCGACGCGACACGACGAAGGTCGAGTGGTCGTCCATTGTCGTCCCACATTTTCATCACAGTCTTTTCAGTTTCCAGAAAGAACGGAACAATCACGCCGGTAATTGCATTACGCTATACGCCACTTTTATGTGTATTCCGCCGTACACTTTTGGGGGTAAGTGAGAGGAAAAAGAGTTTAAGGGGTAGATTTTCCctctgaaattattttttcctttAAATGCACCCAGCGTTGGAATTTCGAATGCCTATTTTATAAAtgaactagctgtattacccggcttcgctcagtgtttataatataaaccgcttaaacatgactaagctaatttaattaaaaaaaaaaaaaaaaatttaaaaattaaaaaaaaaaatttaaaaaaaaaatttaaaaaaaaataaaaaaaaaataaaaaaaaatcaaaaaaaaaataaaaaaaaaaatcaaaaaaaaaattaaaaaaaatcaaaaaaaaaaaatctaaatttttttttgccttctagggcttcgccctcggcgcccccctgagcctttgccttctagggcttcgcccctccacgccccatgagcaattgccgtttagggcttcgcccccatgatcagttgccttttagggcttcgcccctccgcgcccccatgattaaaagccgtctagggcttcgcccccctaagttaatgccttttagggcttcgccccccgcgcccccaagattaattgccgtttagggcttcgccccccttagttaataccttttagggcttcgcccctccgcgcccccatgattaaatgccgtctaaggcttcgcccccatgatcagttgccttttagggcttcgcccctccgcgcccccatgattaattgccgtctagggcttcgccccccttagttaatgcctattagggcttgcgccccatgaggctgggccccccgggcccccttcggggccccacggggctgcgccccttgtggcgcccccttttgagccccatggggctgcgccccatgaggctgggccccccgggcccccttcggggccccacggggctgcgccccttgtggcgcccccttttgagccccatggggct from Arctopsyche grandis isolate Sample6627 chromosome 1, ASM5162203v2, whole genome shotgun sequence includes the following:
- the LOC143916318 gene encoding uncharacterized protein LOC143916318; translation: MKCSCIILLLATLTATNADTSKWLDFRVKYSPVSTGVDFSAFWKIHKTLSEALANGWIRVAIDDNELGAITVCRSGFDLRVCPLYDGNGFIAGMQLAIPPSDVEGHGVPYDFNRFPVFQKKFIQGVLFWTSTYYLVDPAVIAAGGRTSAPTIGEGLWLKNGTSYTEVPTDEASIKSKTTYTWQNCIPNMGIHYYNNMTPDLNCEDFQPFFLLVKEKNLIGVGWQFSGKTKYVDYNWYDIVTSQGVKATAPLGPKCLAEDADTYGVISIHMYFTEKPWAIPCDQSTESVVPLS